The Pseudomonadota bacterium genome segment GCGCGCAGCGCGAGGTCGTCGCCCTCAACGCCGGGGCGCTGCTGTGGATCAGCGGACGGGCTGCCGAGCTGCGGCAGGGCGTGGCGCAGGCGCTTGCTGGGTTGGCGGGCGGCGGCGCAGCTGAGCGACTCGCGCGTTGGGCCGCGCTGTCGCAGCAGGGCACCGGCTCGTGAGCGTGCTCGCGCGCATCGTGGCGGCGAAGCGCGAGGCGGTCAGGCAGCGCCGCGAACGCCTGCCCCTGGCGCTGCTGCGCGAGGGCCTCGCGCCGAGCACCCGCAGCCTGCGGCAGGCGCTGCGCTCGGCGCCCTGCGGCTACATCCTCGAATGCAAGCGCCAGGCACCGTCGGGCGGCCTGCTCCGCGCGGATTACGACCCCGCGGCGCTGGCGCGCAGCTATGCCGAGGTGGCCAGCGCGATCTCGGTACTGACGGACGAGCCCTTCTTTGGCGGCAGCCTCGACCACCTGGCGCAGGTGCGCGCCGCGGTGGCGCTGCCCGTGCTGTGCAAGGACTTCGTCGTCGAGCCCTATCAGCTCTACGAGGCCAGGCGTTGGGGCGCGGACGCCGTGCTCTTGATGCTCTCGGTGCTGGATGACGCGCTGCTGCGCGAGTGTCTGGCGCTGGCGACGAGCCTCGGACTCGACGCCTTGGTGGAGGTCCGCGATCGCCCCGAGCTCGAGCGTGCGCTCAGCGCCGGGGCCGAGCTCGTCGGCATCAACAACCGCAACCTCGCGACGCTCGAGGTCGAGCTCGGACCACCGAGCTGCTGGCGCCGCTGGTGCCAGCGGAGGTGACCCTGGTCGCCGAGTCGGGGATTCGCAGCCGCGCCGACGTGCGGCGCCTGCGGCCCCTCGTCGACGGGTTTCTGGTCGGCAGCAGCCTGATGCGGCGCGCGGAGCTCGGCCGCGCGGCGCGCGAGCTGGTGTTTGGGCGCGTCAAGGTCTGTGGGCTGACCCGCGCCGAGGACGCCCGCGCGTGCTGGCGGCAGGGAGCGAGCTGGGGCGGGTTGATCTTCGCCGAGCGCTCGCCCCGCGCCGTGACCCTGGAGCAGGCCGCCGCGCTGCGGCTCGCGGCGCCCGAGCTGCAGTGGGCCGGCGTCTTCGTCGATGCCCCACCGACGACCATCGCCGAATGCGCGGCGACGCTCGGGCTGCAGGCCGTGCAGCTCCACGGCGACGAGTCGGCCGCGACGCTGCGTGCCTTGCGAAGCGCCCTGCCCGCGGGCTGCGCGCTCTGGAAGGCGATCGGCGTGCCGGTTGAAGGGCCGACGCTCGGGGCCGCGAGCCTCTCGACGGCGCAGGCGCTCGGCGCCGACCGCCTGCTGCTCGACAGCCAACGCGGCGGCAAGCGCGGCGGTACGGGCAGCGCGTTCGACTGGCGTGGGCTCGCGGCGCTGCCGGCGGCCACGCGGGCCGAGCTGCTGCTCGCCGGCGGCCTGGGACCTGCCAACATCGCCGAGGCGGATACGCTCGGCGTCTGGGCGCTCGACCTCAACTCTGGCGTGGAGGAGGCACCGGGTCGCAAGAGCGCGGAGCGGCTGGCCGCGTGTGGCGCTGCGCTGCGCGCTGCCGGGGGCAGCCGACGCGACGCGGCGAAGCGAAATCACGCCGCTGACAGCGCCTGCTGATGGCGCCTATGGCGTGGCGCCCTCGTCGACCGCCGCGGCCTAGAGGGCGGGAAAGGCGATGCGCAGGAAGGTGTACGCCCCGCGCTGCTCGGTCGTGATCGTCGGCCGCAGCGGGCGCGCGAGCCTGATCTCGAGGCGCACGCGGTGACCCTTCTGCGCGTAGAGCTTGAAGCTCGAGACCGCGCCACCAAACTGCTTGGTCAGCACGCGACGCAGGTTGTTGTGCAGCGCCACGTCGACCTTGCTCAGGCTCACCTCGACGCGCCTGCCACGCACGCGGCTCGTGAAAGGCACCGTGCCCGTGAGCTGCAGAAAGACCTCCTGGCCCTGTCCCGGGCGCGCCCGAAATCCGGGCCAGGTGATGAGCTGCACGTCCCCGGCGGGTCGCACCTGGGGGGGCGGGTCCCCCGCCTCTGGGCTGACGCCGGCGTAGCTCAGGGGGGCGCGAGCCCGTGAGGGCACCGCCTTCGGGCTACGCCCCTCGGCGCGCGCTCCGACGGCGAGGGAGGACAACCACAGCAGACCAACGACCGCGCAGGCTTTCGAGCTCATGTCGGATGCTCCTGGGAAGGGCCGCGGCCACGGCGCGCGGGCCCGGCGGCCAGGATCCGTTGCAGCCTGGCGCCGGTCAAGTTTCGGGTCGGGCGCCAGGCTCGTCGCCCTCGCCGCGATAGACGCAGCCAGCGGTGCAGGTCTCACGCAGAACGACCTGACTCAGCCCGGGCAAGGTCGGCTTGAGCCGCTGCCAGATCCAGCGGGCGATGGCCTCGCTGGTGGGGTTGTCCAGGCCCTCGACCTCGTTGAGCAGGCGGTGGTCTAGCTGATCATGCAGGGGCTGGAAGGCCGCGGCGAGGTCGGCGAAGTCGATCACCCATCCGGTCGCCTGATCGACGACGCCGCGCACGTGGAGGGCGATGCGAAACGAGTGGCCGTGCAGCCGAGCGCACTTATGACCCGCCGGAACCCGGGGTAGCCGGTGCGCCGCCTCAATCGTGAACTCCTCGAAGATCTCCATCGTCGCCGCGTTCATGGAATCCCCAGCAGCTTATGAAGCTGCAAGCTGAGCCGCCACTGCGGATGCGCGAGGCAGAACTGCAGCGCCGCCTGCGTGTGGCGCTCGCGCTCCCTGCCGTCCAGCGGTTGCACGAAAAAATGGCGGAAGTCCAGCGCGGCGAAGCGCTCGGGCTCCGCGCCGGGCTGCGGGTAGACGAGCTTCAGCTCATCGCCCCGACGCTGCAGCAGCTCGCTGCCGGCCTTGGGGCTGACGCAAATCCAATCGAGGCCCGGCGGCGCGGGGCGCGTGCCGTTGGTCTCGACAGCGACGACGAAGCCGCGCGCGTGGAGCGCCGCGATCAGCGGGGAATCGAGCTGCAGCAGCGGCTCACCCCCGGTGCAAACGACGAAGCGTTCGGTGGCCATCCCCTGCGCGGGCCAGCAGCGCGCCACGGCGTCGGCGAGCGCCGCGGCCGAGCGAAAGCGCCCACCACCGGGCCCATCGGTGCCCAGAAAATCCGTGTCGCAGAACCGGCAGATCGCCGTGGCCCGCTCGGCCTCGCGCCCCGACCACAGGTTGCAGCCGGCAAAGCGACAGAAGACCGCCGGACGGCCCACCTGGGCCCCCTCGCCCTGCAGCGTGTAGAACAGCTCCTTGACCGCGTACGCCACCCTCGACCTCACTCGCGCGCTGCGTCTCTTATGCACAGGAGCGAGGGCTCGAGCAATCGTCCCGACGATCGGCCAGTCGCGCGCTGCGACGCGCGCTGCGCCCTCGCCGTCGACGCCCGGGCTGGTCTAGACTGAGCGGCGATGGACGCCGGCCTGCGTGAGATCCCGTTCAATTACACCTCCGCCGATGATCGGTTGGTGACGACCTACCTCGGCGGCGAGGCGCTTTGGGAGCAGCTCGAGCAGCTACGGGCGCGGCGCGTCACGGGGCGCTCGGCGCGGCTGCTGCTGCGCGTCTTCGGCGACCTCTTCGTCCATCGACGCAACGCCTTTCTCTATCAGGAGCTGCTCGATGCGCCACGGCGCCGGACGCGGCTGCTGCGGCGGCTGACGACCGAGCTGGCGATCGTCGAGGAGAGCGGCGGCGGCGACCCCCTGGTGCTCGCCGTGCTGTCCACCACCCGTGAGTTGCTCGAGCAGTTTTCCCGCGAGCTCGGCGGCGCGGCCCGCGAGCGGCGCCGCATCGTCACCGCGCTGGCGCCGATCGTCGGCAAGCAGAACGTCCGCTTCGACCCCTTCACGCTCGTCTCGCACGCGACGGACGCCACCGACTGGCGACTCTTTCTGCCGCGCGTCGTGGTCACGCCGGCTCGCGAGGAGCAGGTGGCGCCGCTGCTGCGCGCGCTCGGCGAGCTGGGGCTCGCGGCGATTCCCCGCGGCGCGGGGACGGGCCTGACCGGAGGCGCGGTGCCGCTGCGCGCCGGCTGCGCCATCGTCAACACCGAGCAGCTCGACCGCATTGTCGGCCTCGAACAACGCGAGCTGCCCTTCCCCGACGGGCACCTCGAGCCTCTGTCCGTGCTGGCGGTCGAGGCAGGGGTCGTCACCGAGCGCGCGATCGAGGCGGCGGCGCAACAGGGCTACGTCTTCGCCACCGATCCGACCAGCGCCTGGGCCTGCACGATCGGCGGCAACATCGCGGAGAACGCCGGCGGCAAGACCGCGGTGCTCTGGGGCACCTGCCTCGATAACCTGCTCGCCTGGCGGCTGGCGCTGCCGAGCGGTCAGGTCTGGACG includes the following:
- the queD gene encoding 6-carboxytetrahydropterin synthase QueD translates to MEIFEEFTIEAAHRLPRVPAGHKCARLHGHSFRIALHVRGVVDQATGWVIDFADLAAAFQPLHDQLDHRLLNEVEGLDNPTSEAIARWIWQRLKPTLPGLSQVVLRETCTAGCVYRGEGDEPGARPET
- the queE gene encoding 7-carboxy-7-deazaguanine synthase, whose amino-acid sequence is MAYAVKELFYTLQGEGAQVGRPAVFCRFAGCNLWSGREAERATAICRFCDTDFLGTDGPGGGRFRSAAALADAVARCWPAQGMATERFVVCTGGEPLLQLDSPLIAALHARGFVVAVETNGTRPAPPGLDWICVSPKAGSELLQRRGDELKLVYPQPGAEPERFAALDFRHFFVQPLDGRERERHTQAALQFCLAHPQWRLSLQLHKLLGIP